The following proteins are encoded in a genomic region of Reichenbachiella sp.:
- a CDS encoding FKBP-type peptidyl-prolyl cis-trans isomerase — protein MNIGNEKVVSITYKLQEGNKSGAVVQEVDSKEPFVFLFGAQQVLPDFEINLKDKSIGDTFEFGIESDKAYGPVDENAVVNLPRNMFEADGKLGEIVKVGNFLPMKDQEGNPLQGLVKEITDEHVRMDFNHPMAGKDLFFSGEVVEVREATAEELDHGHAHGPGGHQH, from the coding sequence ATGAATATAGGAAACGAAAAAGTAGTATCCATCACCTATAAGCTCCAAGAGGGAAATAAGAGTGGTGCGGTAGTCCAGGAAGTGGACAGCAAGGAACCATTTGTATTTTTATTTGGTGCACAGCAGGTTTTACCTGATTTTGAAATCAATCTTAAAGATAAATCGATAGGCGATACATTCGAATTTGGTATTGAAAGCGATAAGGCCTATGGACCAGTAGATGAAAATGCTGTAGTCAACTTGCCAAGAAATATGTTTGAAGCTGATGGAAAATTGGGAGAAATTGTAAAAGTAGGCAACTTCCTTCCAATGAAGGACCAGGAAGGAAATCCGTTACAGGGATTGGTGAAGGAAATCACCGATGAGCATGTAAGAATGGATTTTAACCACCCTATGGCTGGAAAAGACTTATTCTTCTCAGGAGAAGTAGTAGAAGTCAGAGAAGCAACAGCTGAAGAATTAGACCATGGTCACGCACATGGACCAGGTGGACATCAGCATTAA
- a CDS encoding DUF4202 domain-containing protein: protein MIEKIIAKIDAINAEDPNTVLYHEEECPKELVYGQRMTDMLHEYDSSPSAAMQIAARGQHIQRWAVPRSDYPMDRKGYLKWRTELKLMHGEILSELLEEEGADQSLADKVKDLVTKKKLKSDAETQQLEDVVCLVFLKYYFAEFAAEHEEEKVISIVQKTWAKMTEKGHEMALKLDYSPEDLSIIKKALQ from the coding sequence ATGATCGAGAAAATTATAGCTAAGATTGATGCCATTAATGCAGAAGACCCTAACACTGTTCTGTACCACGAGGAAGAATGTCCAAAGGAGCTAGTCTATGGGCAGCGAATGACTGATATGCTGCATGAATATGATTCATCACCTTCCGCTGCGATGCAAATAGCCGCCCGTGGTCAACACATCCAGCGATGGGCTGTTCCACGCTCAGATTATCCAATGGATCGAAAAGGATACTTGAAGTGGAGAACAGAACTAAAATTGATGCATGGAGAAATACTCTCTGAGTTGTTGGAAGAGGAGGGAGCAGATCAATCTTTAGCTGACAAGGTCAAAGACCTGGTGACAAAGAAAAAACTAAAGAGTGATGCTGAAACTCAGCAGTTAGAGGATGTGGTATGTTTGGTTTTTCTCAAATATTATTTCGCAGAATTCGCTGCTGAGCACGAAGAAGAAAAAGTGATTTCCATTGTTCAAAAGACTTGGGCGAAGATGACTGAGAAAGGGCATGAGATGGCTTTGAAATTGGACTACAGTCCAGAGGACTTGTCGATAATTAAAAAAGCTCTGCAATAA
- a CDS encoding mechanosensitive ion channel, with product MVFPDYLQTLINSLHEIMPGVLGALVVFVIGWLIAVVIRRVVHSLMKKTDWDERLLGNTIVDTNKFLANLAYYIFMVINLLIVLEMLGFSYVLDPIRNMLDEFLSFIPKIVAAGAVVFIGYILAKFVSNLVKMAGSFLDRLGDQIGFKETDKLVYFLQQIVFIAIFIPAIIQGLNALELDAITTPANNILHKLMDAVPHIIGAGLIMTIFFIGGKFIATFINDLLVNIGVDKLSKQLHLFIIAEDQSLSKVIAHVLHFFIVFFGVISGVELLGMDRLTEVMHNILNLSGDILFGLVVMVLGNFVASVVHGSMSQKKENEFAAGIARMAIIGLFLAIALRTMGIANSIIDLAFGLTLGSLAVTVALAYGLGGREAAGKHMEDILKKFRKDK from the coding sequence ATGGTCTTTCCTGATTATTTACAAACACTCATTAACTCCCTTCACGAAATCATGCCAGGCGTACTAGGCGCATTGGTGGTTTTCGTTATAGGCTGGCTTATCGCCGTTGTTATTCGTAGAGTGGTTCACAGTCTCATGAAAAAAACGGATTGGGATGAACGCCTCCTTGGTAATACGATTGTAGATACCAATAAATTTCTAGCGAATCTCGCTTACTATATTTTTATGGTGATCAACCTATTGATTGTCCTAGAAATGCTTGGTTTCAGTTATGTACTGGACCCAATAAGAAACATGCTCGATGAATTTTTGAGCTTTATTCCAAAAATTGTTGCTGCAGGTGCGGTTGTATTCATTGGATATATTCTGGCTAAGTTTGTTTCTAATTTGGTGAAAATGGCGGGTAGCTTTTTGGATCGATTGGGCGATCAGATTGGATTCAAAGAAACAGATAAGCTGGTCTACTTCCTCCAACAAATTGTTTTCATAGCCATTTTTATTCCTGCTATTATTCAGGGACTAAACGCCTTGGAATTGGATGCCATTACAACTCCAGCCAACAATATTCTTCATAAACTGATGGATGCGGTTCCACATATCATTGGAGCCGGGTTGATCATGACTATATTCTTTATTGGAGGAAAATTTATTGCTACTTTCATCAATGACCTATTAGTCAATATTGGGGTGGATAAGCTATCTAAACAGTTGCATCTCTTTATTATAGCAGAAGATCAATCGTTGTCAAAAGTTATCGCTCATGTATTGCACTTCTTCATCGTATTCTTCGGTGTGATTTCTGGAGTGGAATTGTTAGGCATGGACAGGTTGACTGAGGTAATGCATAATATCTTAAACCTATCTGGGGATATATTGTTTGGACTGGTAGTTATGGTGCTGGGCAACTTTGTAGCATCAGTAGTTCATGGCTCAATGAGCCAAAAGAAAGAAAACGAGTTCGCTGCAGGAATAGCTCGAATGGCAATTATAGGTTTGTTTTTAGCCATTGCACTTCGAACCATGGGTATAGCTAATAGTATTATTGATTTGGCCTTTGGACTCACTTTAGGTTCATTAGCGGTGACAGTAGCCCTTGCGTACGGTTTGGGTGGTCGTGAGGCTGCTGGAAAACATATGGAAGACATTCTCAAGAAATTCCGAAAGGATAAGTAA
- a CDS encoding DUF1295 domain-containing protein — protein MTKNEFNTICFVWILVALAAFILLQFVTAPYGRHTQKGWGIEISNKWGWIIMELPSFLIMLYFCVISKSNAYSYFLFGLWLIHYFNRTFIFPLRIKTKGKRMPLVIAGSAILFNGVNASLNGYYLCYLSTFDIGDFMNTNFLLGILLFFTGFIINQKSDDYLIKLRKPGESGYKIPNGWLFEYVSCPNHLGEVIQWAGFALIAYNYAALSFLIWTLANLVPRAIKHHRWYQEKFPEYPSKRKALIPWLI, from the coding sequence ATGACTAAAAACGAATTCAATACAATATGCTTCGTCTGGATTCTTGTTGCTTTAGCTGCATTTATTCTACTTCAGTTTGTAACAGCACCCTATGGCAGGCATACTCAAAAGGGTTGGGGAATTGAAATCAGCAACAAATGGGGCTGGATCATCATGGAGCTTCCCTCCTTTTTGATCATGCTATATTTTTGTGTTATCTCAAAATCGAATGCCTATAGCTACTTTCTATTTGGACTTTGGTTGATTCACTATTTTAATCGAACATTTATTTTTCCTCTTCGAATAAAAACTAAGGGCAAAAGAATGCCTCTTGTAATAGCTGGCTCGGCCATATTATTCAATGGAGTCAACGCTAGCTTGAATGGTTATTACCTTTGTTATCTTTCCACTTTTGATATAGGAGATTTTATGAACACCAATTTCCTATTAGGCATTCTTCTTTTCTTTACAGGGTTTATTATCAATCAAAAAAGCGACGACTATTTAATCAAATTAAGAAAACCAGGTGAAAGCGGGTATAAAATACCAAATGGATGGCTATTTGAATATGTGTCTTGTCCCAATCACCTTGGAGAGGTCATTCAGTGGGCAGGCTTTGCACTCATCGCATATAACTATGCAGCGCTATCCTTTTTGATATGGACGCTTGCCAACTTGGTACCTAGAGCTATAAAACATCATAGGTGGTATCAAGAGAAGTTTCCAGAATATCCTTCTAAAAGAAAGGCACTTATTCCATGGTTGATATAA